Proteins encoded together in one Epinephelus moara isolate mb chromosome 2, YSFRI_EMoa_1.0, whole genome shotgun sequence window:
- the sh3bgr gene encoding SH3 domain-binding glutamic acid-rich protein isoform X23 — MVIKVFLATSSGSTAIKKKQQDVVGFLEALKVDYTQLDIACNEENRMWMRQNVPEEKKPANGIPLPPQIFNEEGYCGDYETFFDAKEDNSVYAFLGLPPPPGSKEAEQANKADIVENGTHAEETNAEGNLDDAIEVPVEERNGVAHEEEEEGEGGEEEEEEEVAEGDDEAVEGETAGDEAPAEEAEEAEEETDEVTEDTQAHAEEEEEQEEEEAEVEEEEEEEEEDVEETQEEEAE; from the exons ATGGTGATCAAAGTATTTCTCGCCACCTCATCGGGATCCACTGCG ATCAAGAAGAAGCAGCAAGATGTGGTCGGCTTCCTGGAGGCTCTTAAGGTGGACTACACTCAGCTGGACATCGCCTGCAATGAGGAGAACCGCATGTGGATGAGGCAGAATGTCCCTGAGGAAAAGAAGCCCGCCAACGGCATCCCTCTGCCCCCTCAAATCTTCAATGAAGAAGGCTACTGTGGG gACTATGAAACGTTCTTCGATGCCAAGGAGGACAACTCGGTGTATGCCTTCCTTGGGCTGCCCCCTCCTCCTGGGTCAAAG GAAGCAGAACAGGCCAACAAGGCGGACATAGTGGAGAACGGGACCCACGCTGAGGAAACTAATGCAGAGGGGAACCTCGATGACGCAATA GAGGTTCCAGTGGAGGAGCGCAATGGGGTTGcacatgaggaggaggaggaaggtgagggtggcgaggaggaggaggaggaggaggtagcaGAAGGAGATGATGAAGCCGTGGAAGGAGAAACAGCAGGAGACGAGGCCCCCGCAGAAGAGGCGGAGGAGGCGGAGGAAGAAACAGACGAGGTCACAGAGGATACA CAGGCCCacgcagaggaggaagaagaacag gaagaagaagaggctgAAGTAGAAGAG gaagaagaagaagaagaagaagacgtgGAAGAAACACAG GAGGAAGAGGCTGAGTAG
- the sh3bgr gene encoding SH3 domain-binding glutamic acid-rich protein isoform X33, with product MVIKVFLATSSGSTAIKKKQQDVVGFLEALKVDYTQLDIACNEENRMWMRQNVPEEKKPANGIPLPPQIFNEEGYCGDYETFFDAKEDNSVYAFLGLPPPPGSKEAEQANKADIVENGTHAEETNAEGNLDDAIEVPVEERNGVAHEEEEEGEGGEEEEEEEVAEGDDEAVEGETAGDEAPAEEAEEAEEETDEAHAEEEEEQEEEDLQSEEEEEEEEDVEETQEEEAE from the exons ATGGTGATCAAAGTATTTCTCGCCACCTCATCGGGATCCACTGCG ATCAAGAAGAAGCAGCAAGATGTGGTCGGCTTCCTGGAGGCTCTTAAGGTGGACTACACTCAGCTGGACATCGCCTGCAATGAGGAGAACCGCATGTGGATGAGGCAGAATGTCCCTGAGGAAAAGAAGCCCGCCAACGGCATCCCTCTGCCCCCTCAAATCTTCAATGAAGAAGGCTACTGTGGG gACTATGAAACGTTCTTCGATGCCAAGGAGGACAACTCGGTGTATGCCTTCCTTGGGCTGCCCCCTCCTCCTGGGTCAAAG GAAGCAGAACAGGCCAACAAGGCGGACATAGTGGAGAACGGGACCCACGCTGAGGAAACTAATGCAGAGGGGAACCTCGATGACGCAATA GAGGTTCCAGTGGAGGAGCGCAATGGGGTTGcacatgaggaggaggaggaaggtgagggtggcgaggaggaggaggaggaggaggtagcaGAAGGAGATGATGAAGCCGTGGAAGGAGAAACAGCAGGAGACGAGGCCCCCGCAGAAGAGGCGGAGGAGGCGGAGGAAGAAACAGACGAG GCCCacgcagaggaggaagaagaacag GAGGAAGAGGATTTGCAGTCAGAG gaagaagaagaagaagaagaagacgtgGAAGAAACACAG GAGGAAGAGGCTGAGTAG
- the sh3bgr gene encoding SH3 domain-binding glutamic acid-rich protein isoform X34, with protein MVIKVFLATSSGSTAIKKKQQDVVGFLEALKVDYTQLDIACNEENRMWMRQNVPEEKKPANGIPLPPQIFNEEGYCGDYETFFDAKEDNSVYAFLGLPPPPGSKEAEQANKADIVENGTHAEETNAEGNLDDAIEVPVEERNGVAHEEEEEGEGGEEEEEEEVAEGDDEAVEGETAGDEAPAEEAEEAEEETDEVTEDTQAHAEEEEEQEEEEEEEDVEETQEEEAE; from the exons ATGGTGATCAAAGTATTTCTCGCCACCTCATCGGGATCCACTGCG ATCAAGAAGAAGCAGCAAGATGTGGTCGGCTTCCTGGAGGCTCTTAAGGTGGACTACACTCAGCTGGACATCGCCTGCAATGAGGAGAACCGCATGTGGATGAGGCAGAATGTCCCTGAGGAAAAGAAGCCCGCCAACGGCATCCCTCTGCCCCCTCAAATCTTCAATGAAGAAGGCTACTGTGGG gACTATGAAACGTTCTTCGATGCCAAGGAGGACAACTCGGTGTATGCCTTCCTTGGGCTGCCCCCTCCTCCTGGGTCAAAG GAAGCAGAACAGGCCAACAAGGCGGACATAGTGGAGAACGGGACCCACGCTGAGGAAACTAATGCAGAGGGGAACCTCGATGACGCAATA GAGGTTCCAGTGGAGGAGCGCAATGGGGTTGcacatgaggaggaggaggaaggtgagggtggcgaggaggaggaggaggaggaggtagcaGAAGGAGATGATGAAGCCGTGGAAGGAGAAACAGCAGGAGACGAGGCCCCCGCAGAAGAGGCGGAGGAGGCGGAGGAAGAAACAGACGAGGTCACAGAGGATACA CAGGCCCacgcagaggaggaagaagaacag gaagaagaagaagaagaagaagacgtgGAAGAAACACAG GAGGAAGAGGCTGAGTAG
- the sh3bgr gene encoding SH3 domain-binding glutamic acid-rich protein isoform X19 produces the protein MVIKVFLATSSGSTAIKKKQQDVVGFLEALKVDYTQLDIACNEENRMWMRQNVPEEKKPANGIPLPPQIFNEEGYCGDYETFFDAKEDNSVYAFLGLPPPPGSKEAEQANKADIVENGTHAEETNAEGNLDDAIEVPVEERNGVAHEEEEEGEGGEEEEEEEVAEGDDEAVEGETAGDEAPAEEAEEAEEETDEVTEDTQAHAEEEEEQEEEDLQSEEEEELRQLEEEEEAEVEEEEEAE, from the exons ATGGTGATCAAAGTATTTCTCGCCACCTCATCGGGATCCACTGCG ATCAAGAAGAAGCAGCAAGATGTGGTCGGCTTCCTGGAGGCTCTTAAGGTGGACTACACTCAGCTGGACATCGCCTGCAATGAGGAGAACCGCATGTGGATGAGGCAGAATGTCCCTGAGGAAAAGAAGCCCGCCAACGGCATCCCTCTGCCCCCTCAAATCTTCAATGAAGAAGGCTACTGTGGG gACTATGAAACGTTCTTCGATGCCAAGGAGGACAACTCGGTGTATGCCTTCCTTGGGCTGCCCCCTCCTCCTGGGTCAAAG GAAGCAGAACAGGCCAACAAGGCGGACATAGTGGAGAACGGGACCCACGCTGAGGAAACTAATGCAGAGGGGAACCTCGATGACGCAATA GAGGTTCCAGTGGAGGAGCGCAATGGGGTTGcacatgaggaggaggaggaaggtgagggtggcgaggaggaggaggaggaggaggtagcaGAAGGAGATGATGAAGCCGTGGAAGGAGAAACAGCAGGAGACGAGGCCCCCGCAGAAGAGGCGGAGGAGGCGGAGGAAGAAACAGACGAGGTCACAGAGGATACA CAGGCCCacgcagaggaggaagaagaacag GAGGAAGAGGATTTGCAGTCAGAG GAGGAAGAAGAGCTACGACAGCTTGAG gaagaagaagaggctgAAGTAGAAGAG GAGGAAGAGGCTGAGTAG
- the sh3bgr gene encoding SH3 domain-binding glutamic acid-rich protein isoform X42 has protein sequence MVIKVFLATSSGSTAIKKKQQDVVGFLEALKVDYTQLDIACNEENRMWMRQNVPEEKKPANGIPLPPQIFNEEGYCGDYETFFDAKEDNSVYAFLGLPPPPGSKEAEQANKADIVENGTHAEETNAEGNLDDAIEVPVEERNGVAHEEEEEGEGGEEEEEEEVAEGDDEAVEGETAGDEAPAEEAEEAEEETDEAHAEEEEEQEEEEAEVEEEEEAE, from the exons ATGGTGATCAAAGTATTTCTCGCCACCTCATCGGGATCCACTGCG ATCAAGAAGAAGCAGCAAGATGTGGTCGGCTTCCTGGAGGCTCTTAAGGTGGACTACACTCAGCTGGACATCGCCTGCAATGAGGAGAACCGCATGTGGATGAGGCAGAATGTCCCTGAGGAAAAGAAGCCCGCCAACGGCATCCCTCTGCCCCCTCAAATCTTCAATGAAGAAGGCTACTGTGGG gACTATGAAACGTTCTTCGATGCCAAGGAGGACAACTCGGTGTATGCCTTCCTTGGGCTGCCCCCTCCTCCTGGGTCAAAG GAAGCAGAACAGGCCAACAAGGCGGACATAGTGGAGAACGGGACCCACGCTGAGGAAACTAATGCAGAGGGGAACCTCGATGACGCAATA GAGGTTCCAGTGGAGGAGCGCAATGGGGTTGcacatgaggaggaggaggaaggtgagggtggcgaggaggaggaggaggaggaggtagcaGAAGGAGATGATGAAGCCGTGGAAGGAGAAACAGCAGGAGACGAGGCCCCCGCAGAAGAGGCGGAGGAGGCGGAGGAAGAAACAGACGAG GCCCacgcagaggaggaagaagaacag gaagaagaagaggctgAAGTAGAAGAG GAGGAAGAGGCTGAGTAG
- the sh3bgr gene encoding SH3 domain-binding glutamic acid-rich protein isoform X48, whose protein sequence is MVIKVFLATSSGSTAIKKKQQDVVGFLEALKVDYTQLDIACNEENRMWMRQNVPEEKKPANGIPLPPQIFNEEGYCGDYETFFDAKEDNSVYAFLGLPPPPGSKQAHAEEEEEQEEEEAEVEEEEEEEEEDVEETQEEEAE, encoded by the exons ATGGTGATCAAAGTATTTCTCGCCACCTCATCGGGATCCACTGCG ATCAAGAAGAAGCAGCAAGATGTGGTCGGCTTCCTGGAGGCTCTTAAGGTGGACTACACTCAGCTGGACATCGCCTGCAATGAGGAGAACCGCATGTGGATGAGGCAGAATGTCCCTGAGGAAAAGAAGCCCGCCAACGGCATCCCTCTGCCCCCTCAAATCTTCAATGAAGAAGGCTACTGTGGG gACTATGAAACGTTCTTCGATGCCAAGGAGGACAACTCGGTGTATGCCTTCCTTGGGCTGCCCCCTCCTCCTGGGTCAAAG CAGGCCCacgcagaggaggaagaagaacag gaagaagaagaggctgAAGTAGAAGAG gaagaagaagaagaagaagaagacgtgGAAGAAACACAG GAGGAAGAGGCTGAGTAG
- the sh3bgr gene encoding SH3 domain-binding glutamic acid-rich protein isoform X44, translating into MVIKVFLATSSGSTAIKKKQQDVVGFLEALKVDYTQLDIACNEENRMWMRQNVPEEKKPANGIPLPPQIFNEEGYCGDYETFFDAKEDNSVYAFLGLPPPPGSKEAEQANKADIVENGTHAEETNAEGNLDDAIEVPVEERNGVAHEEEEEGEGGEEEEEEEVAEGDDEAVEGETAGDEAPAEEAEEAEEETDEAHAEEEEEQEEEAE; encoded by the exons ATGGTGATCAAAGTATTTCTCGCCACCTCATCGGGATCCACTGCG ATCAAGAAGAAGCAGCAAGATGTGGTCGGCTTCCTGGAGGCTCTTAAGGTGGACTACACTCAGCTGGACATCGCCTGCAATGAGGAGAACCGCATGTGGATGAGGCAGAATGTCCCTGAGGAAAAGAAGCCCGCCAACGGCATCCCTCTGCCCCCTCAAATCTTCAATGAAGAAGGCTACTGTGGG gACTATGAAACGTTCTTCGATGCCAAGGAGGACAACTCGGTGTATGCCTTCCTTGGGCTGCCCCCTCCTCCTGGGTCAAAG GAAGCAGAACAGGCCAACAAGGCGGACATAGTGGAGAACGGGACCCACGCTGAGGAAACTAATGCAGAGGGGAACCTCGATGACGCAATA GAGGTTCCAGTGGAGGAGCGCAATGGGGTTGcacatgaggaggaggaggaaggtgagggtggcgaggaggaggaggaggaggaggtagcaGAAGGAGATGATGAAGCCGTGGAAGGAGAAACAGCAGGAGACGAGGCCCCCGCAGAAGAGGCGGAGGAGGCGGAGGAAGAAACAGACGAG GCCCacgcagaggaggaagaagaacag GAGGAAGAGGCTGAGTAG